In a genomic window of Sulfuriferula nivalis:
- a CDS encoding efflux RND transporter permease subunit — translation MNWFARRFADWVVAHRWLIIVGTLLLIVAAAMGMKRLTMSGDYRIFFKPDNPQLQSFDAMQKIYTKSDNVLLVLAPKDENVFTRKNLSALIELTDAAWKTPYSSRVDSVSNYQNSVADGDNLNVADLVSNPNSLTDEDLARIRNIAVHDPLLAKRLVAEDGRVTGINITLQLPGKNKVQEIEKVVKFVNSLHDQFELKHPDVKLYLNGAVMMNNAFLEATRNDMRHLVPYMMGILALVLMLTLRSAPAVGLIFFNIMLSIAAAMGIAGWYDVVLSAPVATAPLTILIMAIADGVHLLSHYGHGLRHGESRVEAMKESIRSSFAPMLFTNVTSALGYLTMNMSDVPPFNTLGNVVAVGIMIAFVITMTLIPVLMLILPAGKINSQEDSKVKWMEIYQEFFLRNRYKMLFGSVLFTIIVGSFVMNNKFDDSFHEYFDESTQFRQSTDFTLKNLTGVYLMDFSIEANEPGGINEPKFLQKTDEFAVWLRQQPEVLHVNTFTDIMKRLNKNMHADNPAEYKLPESRELAAQYLLTYELSLPYGLDLTNQINLDNSATKLTATLHAVHSTEMIALEERANKWLKDHGDGIIKSTGGTGAGLMFAHVGQENGKSMLQGEVIQIMQISVLIMLAIRSFKLGIVSMVPNITPALIAYGIWGMTVGQINMGVAMVGIISLGIVVDDTMHFLSKYLSARREMKRTPEDALRYAFDMAGIPMWISTLTLVCGFLVLASSHFAMNSDMGLVTAITITVAALTEAFMLPGLILLVDRGEKI, via the coding sequence GTGAATTGGTTTGCTAGACGTTTTGCTGATTGGGTTGTTGCACACCGTTGGTTGATTATAGTTGGGACGTTGTTGCTCATAGTTGCTGCGGCAATGGGTATGAAACGACTGACTATGAGTGGTGATTATCGTATTTTCTTCAAACCCGATAATCCACAATTGCAATCATTTGACGCTATGCAGAAAATTTACACTAAAAGTGATAATGTGCTTTTGGTGCTTGCACCTAAAGATGAAAATGTTTTTACGCGTAAAAACTTATCAGCACTGATTGAATTAACTGACGCGGCATGGAAAACTCCTTATTCCAGTCGTGTTGACTCTGTTAGTAACTACCAAAATTCGGTTGCGGATGGTGACAATCTGAACGTTGCCGATTTGGTATCAAATCCAAATTCTCTTACTGATGAAGATTTGGCGCGAATACGTAATATTGCAGTTCATGATCCTTTGCTCGCGAAACGCTTAGTAGCAGAAGATGGTCGTGTAACGGGTATTAACATCACTTTGCAATTGCCAGGTAAAAATAAAGTTCAAGAAATTGAAAAAGTTGTGAAATTTGTTAACTCCTTACATGACCAGTTTGAACTTAAACATCCAGATGTCAAGCTGTACCTCAATGGTGCAGTGATGATGAATAATGCGTTCTTGGAAGCCACCCGCAATGACATGCGTCACTTAGTGCCATACATGATGGGGATCTTGGCGTTGGTGTTGATGTTGACTCTACGTAGTGCACCAGCTGTGGGTCTGATATTTTTTAATATTATGCTCTCCATTGCAGCTGCAATGGGAATAGCAGGTTGGTACGATGTGGTGTTGTCAGCACCTGTGGCAACTGCGCCACTGACTATATTGATTATGGCTATTGCCGATGGTGTCCACTTGCTGTCGCATTATGGTCATGGTTTGCGGCATGGGGAGTCCCGTGTTGAAGCAATGAAAGAAAGTATACGTTCAAGTTTTGCTCCGATGCTGTTTACTAACGTGACTTCGGCTTTGGGGTATCTGACTATGAATATGTCGGATGTGCCGCCATTCAATACATTAGGTAATGTGGTCGCAGTCGGTATTATGATTGCATTTGTCATAACTATGACTTTAATACCTGTTCTGATGTTGATTTTGCCTGCAGGTAAAATCAATTCGCAAGAGGATAGTAAAGTCAAATGGATGGAAATATATCAGGAGTTCTTTTTACGTAACCGCTACAAAATGCTTTTTGGCAGCGTGCTATTTACTATCATTGTTGGTTCGTTTGTAATGAACAACAAGTTTGACGATTCGTTTCATGAGTATTTCGATGAGTCGACGCAATTTCGCCAATCTACAGACTTTACTTTGAAAAATCTGACCGGTGTGTATTTAATGGATTTCTCCATTGAGGCAAATGAACCGGGTGGTATTAATGAACCAAAATTCCTTCAAAAGACAGATGAGTTTGCAGTCTGGTTACGTCAACAACCAGAAGTGTTGCATGTAAATACGTTCACGGACATCATGAAACGTTTGAATAAAAACATGCATGCGGATAATCCTGCAGAATACAAATTACCTGAATCTCGTGAATTGGCAGCGCAATATTTATTAACTTATGAATTGTCATTACCTTACGGATTGGATCTGACCAATCAGATTAATCTGGATAATTCAGCCACTAAGTTGACCGCGACTTTGCATGCAGTTCATTCAACTGAAATGATTGCTCTGGAAGAGCGTGCAAATAAATGGTTAAAAGATCATGGCGATGGCATCATTAAATCTACTGGTGGTACGGGTGCGGGTTTGATGTTCGCCCACGTGGGTCAGGAAAATGGCAAGAGCATGTTGCAGGGTGAAGTCATACAGATAATGCAAATTTCTGTATTGATTATGCTGGCAATACGTTCATTCAAATTGGGTATAGTCAGTATGGTACCTAATATTACGCCCGCATTGATAGCCTATGGTATTTGGGGTATGACCGTAGGACAAATCAATATGGGTGTGGCGATGGTGGGTATTATTTCACTGGGTATCGTCGTCGACGATACGATGCATTTCTTGAGTAAATATTTGAGTGCAAGGCGAGAAATGAAGAGGACACCAGAGGATGCATTGCGCTATGCATTTGATATGGCCGGAATTCCAATGTGGATATCAACTTTAACCTTGGTTTGTGGCTTCCTAGTACTGGCATCATCCCATTTCGCAATGAATTCAGATATGGGACTGGTGACGGCAATTACGATTACAGTGGCTGCACTGACGGAAGCATTTATGTTGCCAGGGCTAATACTGTTGGTTGATCGTGGTGAAAAAATCTAA
- a CDS encoding outer membrane lipoprotein-sorting protein, with product MYKLLAILALVIPFSVHAQTTQEKGLAIAKEQDAKNSGFKDYSNDIVMTLKNAQGQETVNYLHSLTLEVPVTGEGDKSKLVFDKPIDVKGTAMLTFSHGLKPDDQWLFLPAVKRVKRLNSNNKSGPFMGSEFSYEDLSAPVVEKFTYNWLRDESCGDWQCHVVERVPAYEYSGYTRQVTWIDTKELRTVKIDYYERKGELLKTLTQSGFKLYKGKFWRAEIGKMVNHINGKSTVMASSNFQFGTGIPASEFEANSLQDSH from the coding sequence ATGTATAAATTACTCGCAATATTGGCTTTGGTGATTCCTTTTAGTGTTCATGCTCAGACTACTCAAGAAAAAGGGTTGGCGATAGCTAAAGAGCAAGATGCAAAGAATAGTGGATTCAAAGACTATTCAAACGATATCGTCATGACTTTAAAAAATGCACAGGGTCAAGAAACGGTGAATTATTTGCATTCTTTGACTTTAGAAGTGCCTGTCACTGGTGAGGGTGATAAAAGTAAGTTGGTATTCGATAAGCCTATTGATGTAAAAGGCACGGCAATGTTGACTTTTAGTCATGGTCTGAAGCCTGATGATCAATGGCTGTTTTTGCCAGCTGTGAAACGGGTGAAACGACTTAACTCGAACAATAAATCTGGTCCATTTATGGGTAGTGAATTTTCTTATGAGGACTTAAGTGCGCCAGTTGTTGAAAAGTTTACTTACAACTGGTTGCGTGATGAGTCGTGTGGGGATTGGCAGTGCCACGTGGTAGAACGGGTTCCAGCATATGAATACTCTGGCTATACACGACAAGTTACATGGATAGATACTAAAGAGTTGCGTACAGTGAAAATTGATTACTATGAGCGTAAAGGTGAGCTGTTGAAAACTTTAACGCAGTCAGGATTTAAACTTTATAAGGGAAAATTCTGGCGTGCTGAGATCGGCAAAATGGTGAATCACATTAATGGTAAGAGTACTGTGATGGCATCAAGTAACTTCCAGTTTGGAACGGGTATTCCAGCTTCCGAATTTGAGGCTAATTCGCTTCAAGATTCACATTAA